The Euzebyales bacterium DNA window CCGGGCCCGCGACCTGCTCGAGACACGCGGTGTCCGCCACCTGCCAGTCGTCGACTCCCACACCCACGTCGTCGGCATCGTCAGCAACCGGGACGTCGCGATCACCGACGCCATGCTCCGCGCAGCGCTCCGACAGCACGACGTCGCCGCGCTGCTCGACGACGACCGGACCGTCGAAGCCGTGATGTCGCCCGCACCACAGACCATCGACATGGACGCGCCGATCGAGGACGCCGCGCGCGTGTTCGCCTCACAACGCATCAGTGCGCTGCCGGTCGTCGACGACGACCGGCGCGTGATCGGCATCCTGACGACGACGGACTGCCTCCTCGCCGTGCTCCAGGACGCCGACCGCACGTCACAGGGACCGCGATAGGGTCGACGCCTCAGTCCCTGTTCACCGCGCACAGTAGGGGACTGATGGCGCAGCGCCTCGCTGGGGCCGCTGGATGGCCGCGAATCACGGGCCGTTCGGCCCTGTGTCTGGGAGGGCGTGCGACGAGCCTGGACTGTGCCCCGGGGGAGACACAGCGGGGAGGGACACGATGAGGATCCTGCAGGTCGCCCCGCCGTGGTTCGCGGTTCCGCCGGTCGGTTACGGGGGCATTGAACGTGTGATCGCGCTCCTGGCGGACGGATTGGTCGCTGCCGGCCACGACGTGACGCTGCTCGCCTCCGGTGGTTCGCAGACGTCGGCGCGCCTGTGGTCGGTCTTCGATGAGCCACCGTCGCGGGCGCTCGGCTCTCCCGCACGTGAGATCACCCATTGGATGAGGGCCTACGGGTCGCGCAACGAGTTCGATGTCATCCATGACCACTCGTCGATCGTCGGGGCGGCGCTGGCGGCCGTGGCCGACGGTCCGCCGGTCGTGCACACCGTCCACGGCCCGTGGGAGTCCCCGATCGCCGCGGCCTACCACGCGCTGCCCCCGGGGCTGCACATCGTGGCGATCAGCAAGGATCACGCGCGGCGAGCACCGTCCGGGCTGCATGTCGACGTCGTCCACAACGGGGTCGATACGGTACGGCTGCCGTTCCGAGCCGCGCCCGACGCCGATGGCCACCTCGCCTTCGTCGGGCGCGCGAACCCTAACAAGGGGCCGGACACGGCGATCGAGGTCGCGCGGCGGGTGGGTCGTCGGCTGCGTATGGCGCTGAAGATCAACGAACCCGATGAATGCAGCTACTTCGACGACGTCATCCGGCCGCTCCTCGCGCGCGCAGATGTGGATCTGGTGGTCAACGGGTCGGCAGGGCAGGCCGAGGAGGTGCTCGCGGGAGCGGCGGTCAGCGTGGTGCCACTGGCCTGGGACGAGCCGTTCGGCCTCGTGCTCGCCGAGTCGTTGGCGTGTGGTACTCCGGTGGCCGCATTCGCTCGTGGCGCGGCGGCGGAGATCGTCGACGACGGTGTGACCGGGGTGCTGGTCGCACCGGGGGATGTGGCCGGACTGTGCGCGGGAGTCGAGACCGCGACGGGAATGTCGCGCAAGGCATGCCGCGAGCGGATGGACCGACGGTTCTCGGCCGAGCACATGGTCGCGCGGTACGACGCCCTGTACCAACGGGTCGTGCGGCAGGACATGTCATCGGTGCGGCGCCGTGCGACGCGTGTGCTCTCGACCTTGCGGGGCTGACCGACGCCGCGCGCCCGGACGGGGTGCCGTCTATCCTGAGCAGCGGTTCGAACGGTGACCGTCGCGGCCCCGCTGGTCGACGCGACGTCGTGGAGGCCGCATGGCTGCTCACCCATCGGGTCCGATCAACGAGCTCGTGTGCATCGCGGGCGACTCGTTCTGCCTCTCTGCGGTGTCGGGTCAGGTCGTCGCCGGCGACCAGGGTCTGTTCATCCGTGATACGCGCGTGCTGAACCGGTTCGAGTTGCACGTCAACGGCAGGGAGCCGGCGCCACTGACGGGTTCGATCATCGGCAGCGGAGCCGCGCGCTTCTGCTTGTCGTCGTTCGGCGGTGATCGGTCGGACGATCCGACGTTGTTCGTCGATCGCCGGCGTGTGATCGCGCACTCGATGGTCGACGACATCCGTGTCACGAACTACGGGTGCTCCGAGCGGCACGTGATTCTCGAGCTCTTCGCCGCCTCGGACTTCGCGTACATCTTCGACGTCAAGCACGGTCGTGCGATGGCGCCCGCGCAGATCGTCGGCGTCCATGGTGGGCTGCGGTTCGTCGACCGCCAGGCCGATCGTCAGGTGGTGGTGCGGCCGACGCCGCCTGCCGACGTCGTGGACGCCGACAGCGGTCGGTTGCTGTGGTCGCTGACGCTGCCTGCTCGGGCGTCGTGGGACCTCACCGTTGCGGTCGGGTTCCTGACGCCCGAGTCGACGACGTGGCCGACCCGCACCTGGGCGGTCGCGACGCAGCATCCCGAGCCGGCCACCTCGCCGCCGTGGTCGGGGCCCACCGTCGAATGCAGCAACAGCGAGCTGCCACGCCTCGTCGATCGCTCGCTGACAGATCTGGCGTCGCTGCTGGTCGAGGACCCCCTCGACACGTCCGACATGTTCCTTGCCGCCGGCAGCCCCTGGTTCCTCACGCTGTTCGGGCGGGACGCACTGTGGGCTGCGCAGATGATGCTGCCGGTGACCGTCGATCTCGCGCATCACACGTTGCGGGTGCTGGCTCGTAGGCAGGGACAGCGCCACGACGACGCGACCGAGGAGGCGCCGGGCAAGATCCTGCACGAGGTCCGCCATGGGGGCCTGGTCGAGCGGTCCGATCTACCGGCGCGCTACTACGGCAGCATCGACGCGACCCCGCTGTGGGTGGTCCTCCTGTCGGAGGCGTGGCGGTGGGGACTTCCCGACGACGACGTCGTCGCGCTGCTGCCCGCGTGCGAACGGGCGTTGGAGTGGATGGCCCGTGACGGCGATCCGGACGGCGACGGCTTCCTCGAGTACGCGGGCGCCGGCACCGGCCTGGCGAACCAGGGCTGGAAGGACTCCTTCGACGCCATACCGTTCGCCAACGGCGCGCTGGCCACGGCGCCGATCGCGCTGTGCGAGGTGCAGGGGTACGCCCACGCTGCCGCTGTGCGTGCCGCGGAGCTGCTCGACCACTTCGGACGGCCGGGCGGCGACCGGTGGCGCGAGTGGGCGGCCGTGTTGCGGCGCCGGTTCCGGGAGCGCTTCTGGATCGAGGACGCCGCCGGCGCGTATCCGGCGCTCGCGCTCGACCGTCACAAACGCAGGGTCGACGCGGTGGCGTCGAACATGGGGCATCTGCCCGGGACCGGCATCGTCGACGACGCCGAGACCGCACGGATCGCGGCCCGGCTGGCGGCACCCGAGATGGCGAGCGGCTGGGGTCTGCGGACGCTGTCCGCGGCCTCGCCGCGGTTCAATCCGCTCTCGTATCACGGCGGCTCTGTCTGGCCCCACGACACCGTCATCGCGGCGACGAACCTCGCGATGGCCGGTCACGGTGATGCGGCGATGCGCCTGGTCGGTGGGCTCGTGGAGGCGGCGTCGTCGTTCCGGGATCGGCTGCCGGAGCTGTTCGGCGGTGATCAGCGCGTCGATGGCCTGCCGCCGCTGCCGTATCCGGCAGCGTGCCGGCCCCAGGCCTGGTCCGCCGCGTCGGCGGTGCTGCTGCTGCGGAGCCTGTTGGGGCTGGACCCGCATGTTGCGCAGCGGATCCTGCGACTGCGTCCGGTGTGGCCACCGCCCTACCCGCGGCTGGCGGTGTCGGGCCTGCGGGTCGCTGGTGAGCGGCTGTCCGTCTCGATCGACAGCGGGGGTGTATGGATCGACGAGCAGCCGGCCGCCGTGGACGTCGAGGTCGTCGGTGCCCCGCAGCGGGAGCGCCCGCCTCGCTTCCGGGCGGCCTGATGCTCTCCCGGACGCGGTCACGGTCGGGGCTCCACCCCGACCGGCAGGAGGAGAACAGGGACGGGTGACTGTGCGAGCATCGCGCGGACGATCGGCGCGTGTGTCCCGCTCAGCTTCTGCGACCACCGTAGCGCGACGAGGTCAATCGCGGCGCGCCGTGTGACGTCCAGCAGCGAGTCGGCGACGTCGCCCGAGCGGAGCCAGAGCTGCTCGGCCCCGGGCGGCGCGTACCGGGATGCGAAGCCCGATGACCACGCCGACGCCGCATGGTGAGGTTGGTCCCAGAACCGCGGGACGGTCGACGGCATGAAGACGTGCAGTGGGATCAGTTGCGCCCCGTGGTCGAGGAGCCGCGTCAGCAGTTCGTCGGCGGTCTGTCCGGTCGATCCCTCCAGGGGCAGCAGCACCCGTCGGACGTCGGTCGTGGTGGCGGCTGGCGGTGTCACGACCACCGGCCGCTCGGCGGCCACTGCAACGGCCAACGCGGTGTGTCCGGCCGGGAGCTTGCCGCTCGAATCACCGCGCGCACCGATGACCGTCGCGGCGACGTCATGGTCACTCGCCGCGTCGATGATGGTCGCCGTGACATCATCGGCGACGATGGAGAGGTCGGCGCCATGCCGTGTGGCGATCCTGGCGATCCGTGGCGGCGCTGCCGTGCGCCCGTCGCTGCGGGCGTGCAGCGCGACGAGGTCGACGCCGAGGCGGTCGGCGAGCGCGCGCGCCACGCCCATGACCGCCGATGCGGCCGAGCTGGCATCGATGGCGGCGATGATCTTCACGCCTTCGCCTCCCCGCTGCGCGCGGGCGCAGCCAGGTCTCGACCGGGCGGGTGCACCGTGACGCGTTCGCCCGCCGTTCCCAGCTGCACCGTGAGTGGGCGCTCGCACGTCAGGCGAAGCCCGTGATGGCTCGCGTGCACGACCACACGCCCGCCTCGGAAGCGCACGGTCAGCTCGAGCGCGTCCCACGTCGCTGGCAGGACCGGGTCGACCTGCAACGCGTCGCCCAGCGGGCGGAGACCGAGGAAGCCGAACGCCAGTGCCTGCCAGACGCTACCGAACGTCGCGACGTGCAGTCCGCCGCCCGTGGTGCCGGTCACGTCGTCCAGGTCGAGGCGCAACGCGACGCGCAGCAGGTCCAGCGCACGGTCGGGTCGGCCGGCGCGCGCCCACACGGCGGCGTGGATCGCCGGGGACAGCGAACTGCCGTGCGCGGTGCGTGGCGCGTAGTACTCGAGGTCCGCGTGCAGGGAGCCCGGAGCGACGTGATCCGGAACGAGGTGGTGCAGCATCACGACGTCGGCCTGCTTGACGACCTGTGACGCGCGGACGACATCACGTCCGAGCAGCAGGTCGGCCGCGACGGGCGGACGTGCGATGTCGGCGATGATCAGCGGTGTGAGGCCGTAGAAGCCGGCGAACTGCTCGTGTCGGCCGGTGCGCGTGTCGTACCCGTCCACCAGGGCGTCGGCCATGCGTCGCCAGCTGGCGATCTCGTCCGACGGTGCGGCGTCACCGCCGTCGGCGAGGTCGGCCGCCGCGCGCAGGTTCCAGCGCGCCATGACGTTCGTGAACGCATTGTCATCGACCATCTCGTGGTACTCGTCGGGCCCGATCACGCCCCGGATGTGTGCCTGCCCCGCGGCGTCGACGTCCACGCGCGATGCCCAGAAGCGTGCGCCGTCGAGCACGAGCGGCCTCCCGACGCCCGCGAGGAACGCGACGTCACCTGTCCACTGCGCGAAGTGGTGCGCGGCCCAGGCCACGTCGGCGACGATGTGGTGCTCGGCCGCTCCCGTCCGGATCGGGACCGGCCTTCCACCGTGGTCACGCCAGACCTCCGGGGTCACGTCAGCACCGTCGTCGGCCGACTCCCACGGCCACATCGTTCCTGCGAATCCGTGGCTCGCTGCACGGCGGCGCGCGGCGTCGAGCCGTGCCAGTCGATACTCGAGCATGGCACGGGCCGCCCGCGGACGAGTGGCCGCCAACACCGGCAGGACGAACACGTCGGCGTCCCAGAACACGTGGCCGTCGTAGGCGAGCCCGCTCAGACCGCGGGCGCCGACCGCCGCCTCGCCGCTGTCGGCCACCGTCGACAGCAGGTGGAACAGCGCGAAACGGGCCGCGAGCTGGGCACCGTCGTCACCGTGGATGGTGACCGCCGCGTCGGCCCACCGTGTGGCCCACTCCATCCGCTGCTCGGCGAGCAGTCGGTCGAAGCCGTCGCGTACCGCCCGTGCCAGCGCGTCGCGCGCTTCGCCCGCGTCCGGGACCTGGCGTGGGTGCGCCGCGTAGCCGGCGAGACGCTCGACGCGCGTGGCCGGCGTCCCGGCGGGGTGCTGGCGCGCGGCAGCCACGACACCGCCTCCTCGCGTCGACCGTGCGACCGTGACGCAGTCGTCACCGGCCCGTCCGCACGGGCGCAGCACGTCGCCGGCGGTGATCCCGCCCGGCGCCTCGGCGCGCACCGCCATGACTCCAGGGCGCACGCACGAGGCGAACCGCAGCGACCGGAACCCGTCATCGGACGCCCCCTCCACCACGCCGGTGCGCAGATCGAGGCGATGGCCGACCGCCGATGTGCCCACGTCGTCGAGCGCTGCCCAGACCGGCGCGGACAGCAGCGTCCGCCGGTCGTCCACATCCGTGTAGACGCCCGAGGCGACGACCGCACACGCGGCGTCCGCCGCGCCGTGCTCGATGCACCCGCGGCTGCCGAAGTGCCCGTCTGCCAGGGTCAGGAGGGTCGCGTGCACGCCGACATCCGCGGGGTGCGTCGGCGCCGGCAACTCGATCACCCAGCGCGGATCCGCGTCGATGTCTGGCACCCGGCGGTCGCTACGACGCCGCAGCTGCTCGTCGGCGACACGGAGCAGGACGGCACCGTCAGAGGGACCGGACGAAGAGGCCGTCGCCGTGCCGCAGTCGACGACGGTGGCACGCCGCAGTTCCGGTACCGCGACCGGTGCCGACATGTCACCGTCGACGAGCGACGCGAGGTCGCCGCCGATCAGCAGGACCAGGCCAGGACCGATCCCGCGTTCCCGCAGCAGCGCGGCGAGCCAGCGCGCGGATGCGGCCATGCTCGGATCCGCCTGGACGACACGCACCAACGTGGTGCCCGTGCGCGCACAACTGGAGATCCGTGTCCCGCGGTCGGTGAGCAGGTGGAGTGTCCCTGGCCCGTCCGGTCGCGCCTGCAGGGTCCCATCGACGACCTCGGCCGGCGCGGTCGCGAACACGCCGACGTTCACGCCCGCAGCGCACAGCGCCTCGATGCGGTCGCGCAGCGCCGTCGCACCGGACGGTGCGACGCGTTCCCAGGTGCACAGGATCGCCTCGTAGGACCGACCGGGCTCGAGCGGGGCCACCCCATGTCGCATCCCCGTCCGTGCACACCGTGGTGCGGGACCGTCGCTCGTACCAGGGCGCACTGTGGCTACGCCTGTCGTGACTGGATGTAGGCGACGCACCGGCCCAGTGTGCGCACCTGCTCGTAATCGCTCTCGGGTATCTCGA harbors:
- a CDS encoding universal stress protein, which encodes MKIIAAIDASSAASAVMGVARALADRLGVDLVALHARSDGRTAAPPRIARIATRHGADLSIVADDVTATIIDAASDHDVAATVIGARGDSSGKLPAGHTALAVAVAAERPVVVTPPAATTTDVRRVLLPLEGSTGQTADELLTRLLDHGAQLIPLHVFMPSTVPRFWDQPHHAASAWSSGFASRYAPPGAEQLWLRSGDVADSLLDVTRRAAIDLVALRWSQKLSGTHAPIVRAMLAQSPVPVLLLPVGVEPRP
- a CDS encoding glycosyl hydrolase family 65 protein → MRHGVAPLEPGRSYEAILCTWERVAPSGATALRDRIEALCAAGVNVGVFATAPAEVVDGTLQARPDGPGTLHLLTDRGTRISSCARTGTTLVRVVQADPSMAASARWLAALLRERGIGPGLVLLIGGDLASLVDGDMSAPVAVPELRRATVVDCGTATASSSGPSDGAVLLRVADEQLRRRSDRRVPDIDADPRWVIELPAPTHPADVGVHATLLTLADGHFGSRGCIEHGAADAACAVVASGVYTDVDDRRTLLSAPVWAALDDVGTSAVGHRLDLRTGVVEGASDDGFRSLRFASCVRPGVMAVRAEAPGGITAGDVLRPCGRAGDDCVTVARSTRGGGVVAAARQHPAGTPATRVERLAGYAAHPRQVPDAGEARDALARAVRDGFDRLLAEQRMEWATRWADAAVTIHGDDGAQLAARFALFHLLSTVADSGEAAVGARGLSGLAYDGHVFWDADVFVLPVLAATRPRAARAMLEYRLARLDAARRRAASHGFAGTMWPWESADDGADVTPEVWRDHGGRPVPIRTGAAEHHIVADVAWAAHHFAQWTGDVAFLAGVGRPLVLDGARFWASRVDVDAAGQAHIRGVIGPDEYHEMVDDNAFTNVMARWNLRAAADLADGGDAAPSDEIASWRRMADALVDGYDTRTGRHEQFAGFYGLTPLIIADIARPPVAADLLLGRDVVRASQVVKQADVVMLHHLVPDHVAPGSLHADLEYYAPRTAHGSSLSPAIHAAVWARAGRPDRALDLLRVALRLDLDDVTGTTGGGLHVATFGSVWQALAFGFLGLRPLGDALQVDPVLPATWDALELTVRFRGGRVVVHASHHGLRLTCERPLTVQLGTAGERVTVHPPGRDLAAPARSGEAKA
- a CDS encoding CBS domain-containing protein, yielding MTAEPVTVTAAATVGRARDLLETRGVRHLPVVDSHTHVVGIVSNRDVAITDAMLRAALRQHDVAALLDDDRTVEAVMSPAPQTIDMDAPIEDAARVFASQRISALPVVDDDRRVIGILTTTDCLLAVLQDADRTSQGPR
- a CDS encoding glycogen debranching N-terminal domain-containing protein, whose protein sequence is MAAHPSGPINELVCIAGDSFCLSAVSGQVVAGDQGLFIRDTRVLNRFELHVNGREPAPLTGSIIGSGAARFCLSSFGGDRSDDPTLFVDRRRVIAHSMVDDIRVTNYGCSERHVILELFAASDFAYIFDVKHGRAMAPAQIVGVHGGLRFVDRQADRQVVVRPTPPADVVDADSGRLLWSLTLPARASWDLTVAVGFLTPESTTWPTRTWAVATQHPEPATSPPWSGPTVECSNSELPRLVDRSLTDLASLLVEDPLDTSDMFLAAGSPWFLTLFGRDALWAAQMMLPVTVDLAHHTLRVLARRQGQRHDDATEEAPGKILHEVRHGGLVERSDLPARYYGSIDATPLWVVLLSEAWRWGLPDDDVVALLPACERALEWMARDGDPDGDGFLEYAGAGTGLANQGWKDSFDAIPFANGALATAPIALCEVQGYAHAAAVRAAELLDHFGRPGGDRWREWAAVLRRRFRERFWIEDAAGAYPALALDRHKRRVDAVASNMGHLPGTGIVDDAETARIAARLAAPEMASGWGLRTLSAASPRFNPLSYHGGSVWPHDTVIAATNLAMAGHGDAAMRLVGGLVEAASSFRDRLPELFGGDQRVDGLPPLPYPAACRPQAWSAASAVLLLRSLLGLDPHVAQRILRLRPVWPPPYPRLAVSGLRVAGERLSVSIDSGGVWIDEQPAAVDVEVVGAPQRERPPRFRAA
- a CDS encoding glycosyltransferase family 4 protein, with translation MRILQVAPPWFAVPPVGYGGIERVIALLADGLVAAGHDVTLLASGGSQTSARLWSVFDEPPSRALGSPAREITHWMRAYGSRNEFDVIHDHSSIVGAALAAVADGPPVVHTVHGPWESPIAAAYHALPPGLHIVAISKDHARRAPSGLHVDVVHNGVDTVRLPFRAAPDADGHLAFVGRANPNKGPDTAIEVARRVGRRLRMALKINEPDECSYFDDVIRPLLARADVDLVVNGSAGQAEEVLAGAAVSVVPLAWDEPFGLVLAESLACGTPVAAFARGAAAEIVDDGVTGVLVAPGDVAGLCAGVETATGMSRKACRERMDRRFSAEHMVARYDALYQRVVRQDMSSVRRRATRVLSTLRG